A part of Mustela erminea isolate mMusErm1 chromosome 9, mMusErm1.Pri, whole genome shotgun sequence genomic DNA contains:
- the GPR137 gene encoding integral membrane protein GPR137 isoform X2: MESNLSGLVPAAGLVPALPPAVTLGLTAAYTTLYALLFFSVYAQLWLVLLYGHKRLSYQTVFLALCLLWAALRTTLFSFYFRDTPRANRLGPLPFWLLYCCPVCLQFFTLTLMNLYFAQVVFKAKAKRRPEMSRGLLAVRGAFVGASLLFLLVNVLCAVLSRRRRAQPWALLLVRVLVSDSLFVICALSLAACLCLVARRAPSTSIYLEAKGTSVCQAAAMGGAMVLLYASRACYNLAALALAPRSRLDAFDYDWYNVSDQADLVNDLGNKGYLVFGLILFVWELLPTTLLVGFFRVHRPPQDLSTSRILNGQVFGSRSYFFDRAGHCEDEGCSWEHGHSESTRCWDQVATTTVSTPPHRRDALPLSPLEPPDPSPPVPGPCAKFICRFLPRIMRGCGRLCPWPAPCYSCHSELVLSPRMGGRGLAARCPQHLGMTCRLHFCTGATYLSCTCHSINSVRAPRPFAVLSIVAFVFFARRPVQLKADQTQALPGCGGGGGALT; this comes from the exons ATGGAGAGTAACCTGTCTGGCCTGGTGCCTGCTGCTGGGCTGGTTCCTGCGCTGCCTCCCGCCGTGACCCTGGGGCTGACTGCGGCCTACACCACTTTGTATGCCCTGCTCTTCTTCTCGGTATATGCCCAGCTCTGGCTGGTACTTCTCTATGGGCACAAGCGTCTGAGCTATCAGACAGTGTTCCTGGCACTCTGTCTGCTCTGGGCTGCCTTGCGCACCACCCTCTTCTCCTTCTACTTCCGAGATACCCCCCGAGCCAACCGTCTGGGACCCCTGCCCTTTTGGCTTCTCTACTGCTGCCCTGTCTGCCTGCAGTTCTTCACCCTGACACTTATGAATCTCTACTTTGCCCAG GTTGTGTTCAAGGCCAAGGCGAAGCGCCGGCCGGAGATGAGCCGAGGCTT GCTGGCTGTCCGAGGGGCCTTCGTGGGGGCCTCGCTGCTCTTTCTGCTGGTGAACGTGCTGTGCGCTGTGCTGTCCCGCCGGCGCAGGGCACAGCCCTGGGCCCTCCTGCTGGTGCGAGTCCTGGTGAGCGACTCCCTCTTTGTTATCTGCGCActctctcttgctgcctgcctctgccttgtCGCCCGGCGGGCACCCTCCACCAGCATCTACCTGGAGGCCAAG GGGACCAGTGTGTGCCAGGCAGCTGCGATGGGTGGCGCCATGGTCCTGCTCTACGCTAGCCGGGCCTGCTACAACCTGGCGGCCTTGGCCTTGGCCCCCCGGAGTCGGCTGGATGCCTTCGATTATGACTGGTACAACGTCTCTGACCAG GCGGACCTGGTGAATGACCTGGGGAACAAAGGCTACCTGGTGTTTGGCCTCATCCTCTTTGTGTGGGAGCTGCTGCCCACCACCCTGTTGGTGGGCTTCTTCCGGGTGCACCGGCCCCCGCAGGACCTG AGCACCAGCCGCATCCTCAACGGGCAGGTCTTTGGCTCCCGTTCCTACTTCTTTGACCGGGCCGGGCACTGTGAGGACGAGGGCTGCTCCTGGGAGCATGGCCATAGCGAGAGCACCAG gTGCTGGGACCAGGTGGCCACCACCACAGTCTCTACTCCACCCCACAGACGTGATGCCCTCCCACTGTCCCCGCTAGAACCCCCAGACCCTAGTCCTCCCGTCCCAGGTCCCTGTGCCAAGTTCATCTGCCGCTTCTTGCCCAGGATCATGAGAGGCTGTGGCCGCCTCTGCCCCTGGCCGGCTCCTTGCTACTCCTGTCATAGTGAGCTTGTGCTGTCCCCTAGGATGGGGGGGCGTGGCCTGGCTGCCAGATGCCCACAGCACCTTGGCATGACCTGCCGTCTCCACTTCTGCACTGGAGCCACCTACCTCTCCTGCACCTGTCACTCAATAAACAGTGTCCGTGCCCCTCGTCCGTTCGCTGTCTTGTCTATTGTCGCCTTTGTGTTCTTTGCACGGCGGCCTGTACAGCTGAAGGCTGATCAGACCCAGGCCCTCCCAgggtgtggcgggggggggggggcacttacCTGA
- the GPR137 gene encoding integral membrane protein GPR137 isoform X1, translated as MESNLSGLVPAAGLVPALPPAVTLGLTAAYTTLYALLFFSVYAQLWLVLLYGHKRLSYQTVFLALCLLWAALRTTLFSFYFRDTPRANRLGPLPFWLLYCCPVCLQFFTLTLMNLYFAQVVFKAKAKRRPEMSRGLLAVRGAFVGASLLFLLVNVLCAVLSRRRRAQPWALLLVRVLVSDSLFVICALSLAACLCLVARRAPSTSIYLEAKGTSVCQAAAMGGAMVLLYASRACYNLAALALAPRSRLDAFDYDWYNVSDQADLVNDLGNKGYLVFGLILFVWELLPTTLLVGFFRVHRPPQDLSTSRILNGQVFGSRSYFFDRAGHCEDEGCSWEHGHSESTSMSGSLGSGSWYGAIGREPGWCGGSQTRTTPLLFSQVLGPGGHHHSLYSTPQT; from the exons ATGGAGAGTAACCTGTCTGGCCTGGTGCCTGCTGCTGGGCTGGTTCCTGCGCTGCCTCCCGCCGTGACCCTGGGGCTGACTGCGGCCTACACCACTTTGTATGCCCTGCTCTTCTTCTCGGTATATGCCCAGCTCTGGCTGGTACTTCTCTATGGGCACAAGCGTCTGAGCTATCAGACAGTGTTCCTGGCACTCTGTCTGCTCTGGGCTGCCTTGCGCACCACCCTCTTCTCCTTCTACTTCCGAGATACCCCCCGAGCCAACCGTCTGGGACCCCTGCCCTTTTGGCTTCTCTACTGCTGCCCTGTCTGCCTGCAGTTCTTCACCCTGACACTTATGAATCTCTACTTTGCCCAG GTTGTGTTCAAGGCCAAGGCGAAGCGCCGGCCGGAGATGAGCCGAGGCTT GCTGGCTGTCCGAGGGGCCTTCGTGGGGGCCTCGCTGCTCTTTCTGCTGGTGAACGTGCTGTGCGCTGTGCTGTCCCGCCGGCGCAGGGCACAGCCCTGGGCCCTCCTGCTGGTGCGAGTCCTGGTGAGCGACTCCCTCTTTGTTATCTGCGCActctctcttgctgcctgcctctgccttgtCGCCCGGCGGGCACCCTCCACCAGCATCTACCTGGAGGCCAAG GGGACCAGTGTGTGCCAGGCAGCTGCGATGGGTGGCGCCATGGTCCTGCTCTACGCTAGCCGGGCCTGCTACAACCTGGCGGCCTTGGCCTTGGCCCCCCGGAGTCGGCTGGATGCCTTCGATTATGACTGGTACAACGTCTCTGACCAG GCGGACCTGGTGAATGACCTGGGGAACAAAGGCTACCTGGTGTTTGGCCTCATCCTCTTTGTGTGGGAGCTGCTGCCCACCACCCTGTTGGTGGGCTTCTTCCGGGTGCACCGGCCCCCGCAGGACCTG AGCACCAGCCGCATCCTCAACGGGCAGGTCTTTGGCTCCCGTTCCTACTTCTTTGACCGGGCCGGGCACTGTGAGGACGAGGGCTGCTCCTGGGAGCATGGCCATAGCGAGAGCACCAG CATGTCGGGCAGCCTGGGCTCCGGCAGCTGGTACGGCGCCATCGGGCGGGAGCCGGGCTGGTGCGGAGGCAGCCAGACACGGACCactcctctgctcttctcccaggTGCTGGGACCAGGTGGCCACCACCACAGTCTCTACTCCACCCCACAGACGTGA
- the KCNK4 gene encoding potassium channel subfamily K member 4 isoform X2 produces the protein MTAAPQEPPARPPQAGSGIGRAPGRAMRSTTLLALLALVLLYLVSGALVFQALEQPHEQQAQRELGEVREKFLRAHPCVSDQDLGILIKDVADALGGGADPDINSSSNSNHSAWDLGSAFFFSGTIITTIGYGNAALRTDAGRLFCIFYALVGIPLFGILLAGVGDRLGSSLRRGIGHIEAIFLKWHVPPGLVRILSAVLFLLIGCLLFVLTPTFVFCYVEGWSKLEAIYFVVVTLTTVGFGDYVAGASPNQSNAAYQPLVWFWILLGLAYFASVLTTIGNWLRVVSRRTRAEMGGLTAQAASWTGTVTARVTQRVGPTAPPPLEKERPFLPPPPCPAQPAGRPPSPLPVKAEPPSPSSPSTPPTASALDYPSENLAFIDESSDTQSERGCALPRAPRGRRRPPNPPRKPARPRGPGRPRERGVPA, from the exons A TGACCGCAGctccccaggagccccctgcCCGGCCTCCCCAGGCGGGCAGCGGAATTGGACGGGCCCCTGGGCGCGCCATGCGCAGCACCACTCTTCTGGCACTGCTGGCACTGGTCCTGCTCTACCTGGTGTCCGGTGCCCTGGTGTTCCAGGCCCTGGAGCAGCCCCACGAGCAGCAGGcccagagggagctgggggaggtcCGAGAGAAGTTCCTGAGGGCCCATCCGTGTGTGAGCGACCAGGACCTGGGGATCCTCATCAAG GATGTGGCTGATGCTCTGGGAGGGGGTGCGGACCCTGACATCAACTCCTCCAGTAACAGCAACCACTCAGCCTGGGACCTGGGCAGCGCCTTCTTTTTCTCGggcaccatcatcaccaccatcg GTTACGGCAACGCGGCCCTGCGCACGGATGCGGGTCGCCTCTTCTGCATCTTTTATGCGCTGGTGGGGATCCCGCTGTTCGGGATCCTGCTGGCAGGGGTCGGGGACCGGCTGGGCTCCTCTCTGCGCCGTGGCATCGGTCACATCGAAGCCATCTTCCTG AAGTGGCACGTGCCACCGGGGTTGGTGCGAATCCTATCGGCGGTGCTCTTCCTGCTGATCGGCTGCCTGCTCTTTGTCCTCACGCCCACGTTCGTGTTCTGCTACGTGGAGGGCTGGAGCAAGCTGGAGGCCATCTACTTCGTCGTGGTGACGCTCACCACGGTGGGCTTCGGGGACTATGTGGCCG GCGCCAGCCCCAACCAGAGCAATGCAGCCTACCAGCCGCTGGTGTGGTTCTGGATCCTGCTCGGCCTGGCCTACTTCGCCTCGGTACTCACCACCATCGGGAACTGGCTGCGAGTAGTGTCCCGACGAACTCGGGCAGAG ATGGGCGGCCTCACGGCGCAGGCCGCCAGCTGGACCGGCACGGTGACGGCGCGGGTGACCCAGCGAGTCGGGCCCACGGCACCACCGCCGCTGGAGAAGGAGCGGCCCTTCCTGCCTCCGCCGCCGTGCCCGGCGCAGCCCGCCGGCAGGCCCCCGTCCCCGCTCCCGGTGAAGGCCGAGCCGCCCTCCCCGTCCTCCCCGTCCACCCCGCCCACGGCCTCCGCGCTGGATTACCCCAGCGAGAACCTGGCCTTCATCGACGAGTCCTCCGACACCCAGAGCGAGCGCGGCTGCGCGCTGCCCCGCGCGCCACGGGGTCGCCGCCGTCCCCCTAACCCTCCCCGGAAGCCCGCGCGGCCGCGGGGCCCAGGGCGCCCGCGGGAAAGAGGCGTGCCCGCGTAG
- the KCNK4 gene encoding potassium channel subfamily K member 4 isoform X4, translated as MRSTTLLALLALVLLYLVSGALVFQALEQPHEQQAQRELGEVREKFLRAHPCVSDQDLGILIKDVADALGGGADPDINSSSNSNHSAWDLGSAFFFSGTIITTIGYGNAALRTDAGRLFCIFYALVGIPLFGILLAGVGDRLGSSLRRGIGHIEAIFLKWHVPPGLVRILSAVLFLLIGCLLFVLTPTFVFCYVEGWSKLEAIYFVVVTLTTVGFGDYVAGASPNQSNAAYQPLVWFWILLGLAYFASVLTTIGNWLRVVSRRTRAEMGGLTAQAASWTGTVTARVTQRVGPTAPPPLEKERPFLPPPPCPAQPAGRPPSPLPVKAEPPSPSSPSTPPTASALDYPSENLAFIDESSDTQSERGCALPRAPRGRRRPPNPPRKPARPRGPGRPRERGVPA; from the exons ATGCGCAGCACCACTCTTCTGGCACTGCTGGCACTGGTCCTGCTCTACCTGGTGTCCGGTGCCCTGGTGTTCCAGGCCCTGGAGCAGCCCCACGAGCAGCAGGcccagagggagctgggggaggtcCGAGAGAAGTTCCTGAGGGCCCATCCGTGTGTGAGCGACCAGGACCTGGGGATCCTCATCAAG GATGTGGCTGATGCTCTGGGAGGGGGTGCGGACCCTGACATCAACTCCTCCAGTAACAGCAACCACTCAGCCTGGGACCTGGGCAGCGCCTTCTTTTTCTCGggcaccatcatcaccaccatcg GTTACGGCAACGCGGCCCTGCGCACGGATGCGGGTCGCCTCTTCTGCATCTTTTATGCGCTGGTGGGGATCCCGCTGTTCGGGATCCTGCTGGCAGGGGTCGGGGACCGGCTGGGCTCCTCTCTGCGCCGTGGCATCGGTCACATCGAAGCCATCTTCCTG AAGTGGCACGTGCCACCGGGGTTGGTGCGAATCCTATCGGCGGTGCTCTTCCTGCTGATCGGCTGCCTGCTCTTTGTCCTCACGCCCACGTTCGTGTTCTGCTACGTGGAGGGCTGGAGCAAGCTGGAGGCCATCTACTTCGTCGTGGTGACGCTCACCACGGTGGGCTTCGGGGACTATGTGGCCG GCGCCAGCCCCAACCAGAGCAATGCAGCCTACCAGCCGCTGGTGTGGTTCTGGATCCTGCTCGGCCTGGCCTACTTCGCCTCGGTACTCACCACCATCGGGAACTGGCTGCGAGTAGTGTCCCGACGAACTCGGGCAGAG ATGGGCGGCCTCACGGCGCAGGCCGCCAGCTGGACCGGCACGGTGACGGCGCGGGTGACCCAGCGAGTCGGGCCCACGGCACCACCGCCGCTGGAGAAGGAGCGGCCCTTCCTGCCTCCGCCGCCGTGCCCGGCGCAGCCCGCCGGCAGGCCCCCGTCCCCGCTCCCGGTGAAGGCCGAGCCGCCCTCCCCGTCCTCCCCGTCCACCCCGCCCACGGCCTCCGCGCTGGATTACCCCAGCGAGAACCTGGCCTTCATCGACGAGTCCTCCGACACCCAGAGCGAGCGCGGCTGCGCGCTGCCCCGCGCGCCACGGGGTCGCCGCCGTCCCCCTAACCCTCCCCGGAAGCCCGCGCGGCCGCGGGGCCCAGGGCGCCCGCGGGAAAGAGGCGTGCCCGCGTAG
- the KCNK4 gene encoding potassium channel subfamily K member 4 isoform X1, with protein sequence MEVRGGGTEKGGTGCALVPSVLAKGREEKSSMGSRAGGSKDLWVCGGWRRKRAEGWRAEGLTPASLVLPTVTAAPQEPPARPPQAGSGIGRAPGRAMRSTTLLALLALVLLYLVSGALVFQALEQPHEQQAQRELGEVREKFLRAHPCVSDQDLGILIKDVADALGGGADPDINSSSNSNHSAWDLGSAFFFSGTIITTIGYGNAALRTDAGRLFCIFYALVGIPLFGILLAGVGDRLGSSLRRGIGHIEAIFLKWHVPPGLVRILSAVLFLLIGCLLFVLTPTFVFCYVEGWSKLEAIYFVVVTLTTVGFGDYVAGASPNQSNAAYQPLVWFWILLGLAYFASVLTTIGNWLRVVSRRTRAEMGGLTAQAASWTGTVTARVTQRVGPTAPPPLEKERPFLPPPPCPAQPAGRPPSPLPVKAEPPSPSSPSTPPTASALDYPSENLAFIDESSDTQSERGCALPRAPRGRRRPPNPPRKPARPRGPGRPRERGVPA encoded by the exons ATGGAggtaagggggggggggacagaaaaGGGGGGGACTGGGTGTGCCCTGGTACCAAGTGTCCTGGCAAAGGGACGTGAAGAGAAGTCATCTATGGGCAGTAGGGCTGGGGGCTCCAAGGACCTCTGGGTgtgtgggggctggaggaggaaaagggCGGAGGGGTGGCGGGCTGAGGGATTGACCCCAGCATCCCTGGTTCTACCCACAGTGACCGCAGctccccaggagccccctgcCCGGCCTCCCCAGGCGGGCAGCGGAATTGGACGGGCCCCTGGGCGCGCCATGCGCAGCACCACTCTTCTGGCACTGCTGGCACTGGTCCTGCTCTACCTGGTGTCCGGTGCCCTGGTGTTCCAGGCCCTGGAGCAGCCCCACGAGCAGCAGGcccagagggagctgggggaggtcCGAGAGAAGTTCCTGAGGGCCCATCCGTGTGTGAGCGACCAGGACCTGGGGATCCTCATCAAG GATGTGGCTGATGCTCTGGGAGGGGGTGCGGACCCTGACATCAACTCCTCCAGTAACAGCAACCACTCAGCCTGGGACCTGGGCAGCGCCTTCTTTTTCTCGggcaccatcatcaccaccatcg GTTACGGCAACGCGGCCCTGCGCACGGATGCGGGTCGCCTCTTCTGCATCTTTTATGCGCTGGTGGGGATCCCGCTGTTCGGGATCCTGCTGGCAGGGGTCGGGGACCGGCTGGGCTCCTCTCTGCGCCGTGGCATCGGTCACATCGAAGCCATCTTCCTG AAGTGGCACGTGCCACCGGGGTTGGTGCGAATCCTATCGGCGGTGCTCTTCCTGCTGATCGGCTGCCTGCTCTTTGTCCTCACGCCCACGTTCGTGTTCTGCTACGTGGAGGGCTGGAGCAAGCTGGAGGCCATCTACTTCGTCGTGGTGACGCTCACCACGGTGGGCTTCGGGGACTATGTGGCCG GCGCCAGCCCCAACCAGAGCAATGCAGCCTACCAGCCGCTGGTGTGGTTCTGGATCCTGCTCGGCCTGGCCTACTTCGCCTCGGTACTCACCACCATCGGGAACTGGCTGCGAGTAGTGTCCCGACGAACTCGGGCAGAG ATGGGCGGCCTCACGGCGCAGGCCGCCAGCTGGACCGGCACGGTGACGGCGCGGGTGACCCAGCGAGTCGGGCCCACGGCACCACCGCCGCTGGAGAAGGAGCGGCCCTTCCTGCCTCCGCCGCCGTGCCCGGCGCAGCCCGCCGGCAGGCCCCCGTCCCCGCTCCCGGTGAAGGCCGAGCCGCCCTCCCCGTCCTCCCCGTCCACCCCGCCCACGGCCTCCGCGCTGGATTACCCCAGCGAGAACCTGGCCTTCATCGACGAGTCCTCCGACACCCAGAGCGAGCGCGGCTGCGCGCTGCCCCGCGCGCCACGGGGTCGCCGCCGTCCCCCTAACCCTCCCCGGAAGCCCGCGCGGCCGCGGGGCCCAGGGCGCCCGCGGGAAAGAGGCGTGCCCGCGTAG
- the BAD gene encoding bcl2-associated agonist of cell death, translated as MFQIPEFEPSEQEDSSPADRGLGPSPTGDQSPGLGKHLQTAPGLLGEAGHQQGQPASSSHHGGAGAVETRSRHSSYPAGTEEDEGMEEEELSPFRGRSRSAPPNLCAALRYGRELRRMSDEFQGSFKGLPRPKSAGTATQMRQSPSWTRVIQSWWDRNLGRGGSAPSQ; from the exons ATGTTCCAGATCCCAGAGTTTGAGCCCAGTGAGCAGGAAGACTCCAGCCCTGCAGATAGgggcctgggccccagccccacAGGGGATCAATCCCCAGGCCTTGGCAAGCACCTGCAGACAGCCCCAGGCCTCCTAGGGGAAGCTGGTCACCAGCAGGGGCAGCCGGCCAGCAGCAGCCACCATGGAG GCGCTGGGGCTGTGGAGACGCGAAGTCGCCACAGCTCGTACCCCGCGGGGACCGAGGAAGATGAGGGGATGGAGGAAGAAGAGCTTAGCCCTTTCCGGGGGCGCTCGCGGTCAGCGCCCCCCAACCTCTGTGCGGCACTGCGTTATGGCCGCGAGCTCCGGAGGATGAGCGACGAGTTCCAGGGCTCCTTCAAG GGGCTTCCTCGCCCGAAGAGCGCAGGCACAGCCACGCAGATGCGACAGAGCCCCAGTTGGACGCGCGTCATCCAGTCCTGGTGGGATCGGAACTTGGGGAGAGGAGGCTCCGCCCCCTCCCAATGA
- the KCNK4 gene encoding potassium channel subfamily K member 4 isoform X3, whose protein sequence is MEVRGGGTEKGGTGCALVPSVLAKGREEKSSMGSRAGGSKDLWVCGGWRRKRAEGWRAEGLTPASLVLPTVTAAPQEPPARPPQAGSGIGRAPGRAMRSTTLLALLALVLLYLVSGALVFQALEQPHEQQAQRELGEVREKFLRAHPCVSDQDLGILIKDVADALGGGADPDINSSSNSNHSAWDLGSAFFFSGTIITTIGYGNAALRTDAGRLFCIFYALVGIPLFGILLAGVGDRLGSSLRRGIGHIEAIFLKWHVPPGLVRILSAVLFLLIGCLLFVLTPTFVFCYVEGWSKLEAIYFVVVTLTTAPAPTRAMQPTSRWCGSGSCSAWPTSPRYSPPSGTGCE, encoded by the exons ATGGAggtaagggggggggggacagaaaaGGGGGGGACTGGGTGTGCCCTGGTACCAAGTGTCCTGGCAAAGGGACGTGAAGAGAAGTCATCTATGGGCAGTAGGGCTGGGGGCTCCAAGGACCTCTGGGTgtgtgggggctggaggaggaaaagggCGGAGGGGTGGCGGGCTGAGGGATTGACCCCAGCATCCCTGGTTCTACCCACAGTGACCGCAGctccccaggagccccctgcCCGGCCTCCCCAGGCGGGCAGCGGAATTGGACGGGCCCCTGGGCGCGCCATGCGCAGCACCACTCTTCTGGCACTGCTGGCACTGGTCCTGCTCTACCTGGTGTCCGGTGCCCTGGTGTTCCAGGCCCTGGAGCAGCCCCACGAGCAGCAGGcccagagggagctgggggaggtcCGAGAGAAGTTCCTGAGGGCCCATCCGTGTGTGAGCGACCAGGACCTGGGGATCCTCATCAAG GATGTGGCTGATGCTCTGGGAGGGGGTGCGGACCCTGACATCAACTCCTCCAGTAACAGCAACCACTCAGCCTGGGACCTGGGCAGCGCCTTCTTTTTCTCGggcaccatcatcaccaccatcg GTTACGGCAACGCGGCCCTGCGCACGGATGCGGGTCGCCTCTTCTGCATCTTTTATGCGCTGGTGGGGATCCCGCTGTTCGGGATCCTGCTGGCAGGGGTCGGGGACCGGCTGGGCTCCTCTCTGCGCCGTGGCATCGGTCACATCGAAGCCATCTTCCTG AAGTGGCACGTGCCACCGGGGTTGGTGCGAATCCTATCGGCGGTGCTCTTCCTGCTGATCGGCTGCCTGCTCTTTGTCCTCACGCCCACGTTCGTGTTCTGCTACGTGGAGGGCTGGAGCAAGCTGGAGGCCATCTACTTCGTCGTGGTGACGCTCACCACG GCGCCAGCCCCAACCAGAGCAATGCAGCCTACCAGCCGCTGGTGTGGTTCTGGATCCTGCTCGGCCTGGCCTACTTCGCCTCGGTACTCACCACCATCGGGAACTGGCTGCGAGTAG